The following nucleotide sequence is from Fusobacterium perfoetens.
TTTTATAACAGGAAAAGGAGATATGATAAAAGGAGATGGATACAAGGCAATTCTTTGGGGAATCTTTTTAGCTATTTTTGTTGTAGTGACTATTTTAAAAATTTATAAAATAAGAGATATAAAAGATTCTTTAGATACTTTCTTTAAAGGTGCTGGTGGAACATTATCAATGGCAACAGTTCTTTTATTTGCTTTTGCAATGGGAGGAACAGTAAAAGATTTAGGTACAGGATTATATCTTGCAGAAATTTTTTCTAAGCTTTTAAATCCTGCTTTACTTCCTACAATAATTTTTATTATTGCATGCCTTATTTCTTTTACGACAGGTACTTCAATGGGAACAATGGCAGTTACAATGAGCCTTGCAATTCCTATGGCATTAAGAATGAATGTTGATATTGCACTTACTGCAGCAGCTGTTTTTGGAGGAAGTATATTTGGAGACCATTCTTCTCCTATATCAGATACAAGTATTCTTTCTTGTTCAACTACAGGATGCAATATCATAAAACATGTTAAAACACAAATGCCTTATACTCTTACATTTGCAGTTATAACTATAATTTTGTATCTTGTTTTAGGATTTATAATGTAAATAAATTTTTTTGATTATTTTATGGTGCTCTAAAACTTTTATAAGGGACGGGGAGAGGAAATGTTTGCTATATTTCTTAATGGATTTGCTATATGTTTAGGTGGATTTCTTGGATATTTTTTTAAAAATCATAGTTCTTTAAAATTAAGTAGAGCTATTATTATTGTTATGGGATTTCAAATTTTTGCAATGGGAATAAAAGATGCTATTCATTATGAAAATGGAATGTTGAATGTTATTTATTTGGTAATTGGTACTGTTATTGGAGAGATAGTTGATATTGACAAAAAATTAAAATCTATGGCTTTATTTTTTCAAAATAAATTTGCAAAAAATAGTCATGGCTTTGTAAACGGCTTTATTACTGCTACTCTTATTTTTTGTATAGGTTCAATGGCTGTTATAGGCCCTTTGAAAATTGCACTTGAAAAAGACAGCAGTATCATATATATAAAAGCAATCTTAGATGGAATTATGGCAATGTTTCTTGCTTCAACTTATGGTTTAGGAGTTTTATTCTCAGCAATTATAGTTATAATTTATCAAGGAGGGATTTTCTTACTTGCAGAAATTTTAAAAACAGCAACAGATCCTCATGTATTAAATCAGCTTTCATCAATAGGAGGAGTTCTTTTGACAGGGCTTGCATTTACTTTTATTTTTGAAAAAACTGATATAAAAATAAGTAATATGCTTCCTGCAATGCTTATTCCTGTTTTAGTAGCTATTATAAAAAATATTTTTGTATAAAAATTTTGAGAAAATTTTATAGAAAATACGAATATACTTTAATATATTAAGCAAAAAGTTGCTATAAAAATTACATTTCCTTTTTCTTTACAACTTTATATAAATGTGTTATCATTTATGAAGCGAATATTTGGAAAAAAGAGATGTTGTTTTTAAATTTTATTTTTTCTTAAAAAGTACAAAATGTTTAATATTAAAAATAGAGAGAAAATAAAAGATAGGGGGGCTTTGTGCGTGTATTAAAGATTTTAAATAATAATGCCTTTATTTCCCAAGATGAGAATAATGAAGAAATTGTTGTTATGGGAAGAGGAATCGGATTTCAGAGAAAAGTGAATGATGAAATTCAAATGTCCGAAGGAATGAAAATTTTTTCCAATAAAGATAATGGGTTAAATGAAAAATTAAAAGAAGTTATCTCAAATATTCCAGAAAATTATATTGAAATAACAGAGAAAATTGTAAATATTTTAAAAGAAAAATATAATAAAGAATTACATAATATTATTTATGTTTCTCTTACAGAGCATATTCATAGTGCTGTAGAAAGATTTAAAAATGGAATAGAAATAAAAAATCCTTTGCTTAATGAAATAAAGCGTCTTTATAAAGATGAATATGATGTTTCTTTAGAAGCTTTAGAAATTATAAGAAAAGAATTAGGAATTGCTTTTACAAAAGATGAAGCAGGATATATAACAAACCATATTATAAATGCTCAGCTTGATGGAAGCATGAATAATACAGCAGAAATAACAAGAATAGCACAAAAAATCTTAAATATAATAGAATATAATATGCTTATAACTATAAATGAAGAAACAATGTCATATTATAGAATAGTAACACATTTAAAATTTTTAGCATTAAGAATGATTAATGGAACAGTAAACGATGAAGATGATGATCTTTTTGAAATGTTAAAAGTTAAATATCCTAAGTGCTATAAATGTGTTTCAATAATAAATGAATTTAGTAAAACAAATTATGATTATGAACTAACAAATGCAGAACAAATGTATTTGATAATATATATTCAAAGATTATGTAAAGAATCAACTAAATAAAACACAGTAATATAGACGAAAGTCATATTAAATATATTTGGATTGTAACTATATTGTGATGGCCACACAGATATAGGCAAAACCTTTAAAAAAAATATTTTTTTGGAGGTAAAATATATGGATTATGCTGTTTTAGCAAAAAAGATTTTAGAAAAAATTGGTGGAAAGGAAAATGTTAATAGTGTTGTACATTGTATGACAAGATTGCGTTTTGACTTAAAAGACAATTCTTTAGTTGATGACGAAGGATTAAAGAGAGTAAGAGGAATAGTAGGAACTATTCAAAAACCTGAGCAGTATCAAGTAATCATAGGAAATGAAGTAGGATATGTTTACAAGGAATTATGTAAAGAAGGAAACTTTAAAGCTGTTTCTTCTGAAAAAAGTGGAGTAAAAAATAAGAAAAAGATGAATATAGTTTCTATGTTAATGGATATTATATCATCTGTAATGGCTCCTGTAATTCCTGCAATTATTGGAGCAGCAATGATAAAAGTGCTGCTTACAATATTAACAATGTCTGGTTTATTAGATAGTGCAAGTCAAACTTATGCTGTTTTAAATGTAATAGGTGATGGAGCATTTTTCTTTATGCCTGTGCTTATAGCAATGTCAGCAGCTAATAAATTTGGAACAAATGCTTATTATGCAGCAAGTATGGCTCTTGTAATTTTACACCCTTCTTTTATTCAAATGTTAAATACAGTAAAAGAAACAGGGGAAAAGCTTTACTTTATAGGTTTACCAATTACTCCAGCAAATTATGCTTATTCTGTAATTCCAATAATTTTAGGAGTATGGTCTCTTTCTTATGTAGAAAGATTTGTAGATAAAATTACTCCTGCAATTACAAAGAACTTTTTAAAACCAATGCTTGTAATGGTAATAGCTCTTCCGATAACAATGATAGTATTAGGACCTTTAGGAGCTATATTAGGAGATATACTATCTCTTATAATTTATAAAATTTATGATATATTTGGTTTCTTTGCAGTAGGAATGATAGGAGGATTATATCCTTTCTTTGTTATGGCTGGAATGCACCATGCTTTTACACCTATAAAATTAGGAGTATTAGCAACAGTTGGATATGAGACTTTTATTTGTATAGGTGAATTATGTGCTAATTTGGCTCAAGGTGGAGCTGCATTAGCAGTTGCTGTAAAAACTAAAGATAAAGATTTTAAACAATTAGCAGGATCATCTGCTTTCTCTGCAATAGTAGCAGGAATTACAGAACCTGCTCTTTATGGTGTAAACTTAAGACTAAAAAGACCTATGATAGGTGTATGTGCTGGTGGAATAGTAGGAGGACTTTTTGGTGGGTTTATGCAAATGAAATGCTTTGGAGTTGCAACACCTTCTTTAGTAACAGTTGTACAATATATAGAACAAAACAGAGCTTCAAGTCTTTTCATTGCTTTAGGAGCAATGTTAGTGGCAGTAACAGTATCTTTTGTAGTTACTTATGTTGCTGGATTTGAAGATGTATCTTATGAAGATGCAGAAGAAGAACTTTTAAAAAGGGCTGAAGAGAAACATAAAATAAGCAAATAGACTTTTTAAAGTATTTTGTTATATTGTTACAATTAAAAAATAAAGAGGTGTAAAACTTATGAATAAATATAAATTTCCTGAGAATTTTTTATGGGGAAGTGCATCAGCTGCTTATCAAATAGAAGGAGCATATAATATTGATGGAAAAGGAATGTCTAACTGGGATAAATTTGTAAGAATTCCAGGAAAAACATTTAAAGGAACGACAGGAGATATAGCTGTAGACCATTATCATCGTTATAAAGAAGATATTGCTTTAATGGCTGAAATGGGTTTAAAAACATATAGATTTTCAATAGCATGGACAAGAATATATCCTCAAGGAAAAGGAGAAGTTAATCAAAAAGGACTAGAGTTTTATGAAAGTATAATAGATGAATGTCTAAAATATGGAATAGAACCTATGGTTACAATATATCACTGGGACTTACCTCAAGCTTTAGTAGAAGAGTATAATGGTTTTGAAAGCAGAAAAATTATAGACGACTTTTTAAATTATGCAGAAACATTATTTAGGGCTTTTGGAAATAAAGTAAAATATTGGATAACTTTAAATGAACAAAATATATTTACATCATTAGGTTGGTTAACAGCACAACACCCACCTGGAAAGTTTGATGATGGAAAAATGTTTTATCAAGTAAATCATAATGCTTTTTTAGCACATGCAAAAACAGTTTTATCTTATCGTAAAATGGGATTTACTGGAAAAATAGGAGCAAGTTTTGCATATACTCCAAGTTATCCATTAGATTGTAATCCTATAAATATTATGTCAAAAGTAAATTACGATGATTTAAAAAATTTCTGGTGGCTTGATATGTATGCTTATGGAGAATATCCAAGAGCAGCAATGAAATATCTTGAGAAAAAAGGAATAGCTCCAGTTTTTTATGAAGATGATGCTGAAATTTTAAAAGCTGCAGCTAAAGAAATAAGTTTTATGGGAGTAAATTATTATCAAAGTTGCGTATGTGAATACAATCCTTTAGATGGAGTAACTCCTTATGGAACTATGAATACGACAGGAATTAAAGGTTCAGGGCAAATCACTGGAATTCCTGGGGTATATAAAAATCCTCAAAATAAATTTTTAAAAACGACAGATTGGGATTGGACAATAGATCCTGTTGGATTAAAATATTTATGCAGAGAAATAACAAGCAGATATAGACTTCCTATTATTATTTCAGAAAATGGTTTAGGAGCTTTTGATAAACAAGAAGATGATAAATCAATACATGATATATACAGAATAGAGTATATAAAAGAGCATTTAAAATCTTTGGCAGAAGCAATAGATGAAGGCTGTGAAGTTCTTGCTTATTGCACATGGTCTTTTACAGATCTTCTTAGTTGGCTGAATGGATATCAAAAGCGTTATGGATTTGTATATGTAGATAGAAATGAAGAGACAGGTTCATTAAATAGATATAAAAAAGATAGTTTTTATTGGTATAAAAAAATAATAGAAACTAATGGGGAATTTTTAGAAAAATAGAATAACAAGGAACTGCTGCAAATTTATAGATTTGCAACAGTTCCTTATTTTTTTAACAGAAATATAAAAAATGCTAATTTCATTTTATAGAAAAATATTTCAAATTAAATATAATATAAGGTTTTTTAAGAAAAAAAGTGCAGACAAAATCTTAAAATTTTTATAAGAAGATTGTCCAAGATTTTATCTGTACTTTTCTACCTAACTAAAGGTTATAATCAGACTATTCTTTTTCTTCGTTTTCAAAAGCTTTTAGATAATTGTAAATAGTGTATCTTGAAACATGCATTTTTTTAGCAACAGTTTGTATACCTTTTTTTAGAGAGAATCCACCATTATCTTTAAGATATCTCACAAGAGTCATTCTGTCTTCTTTGTTCATAAGAGCAACAGGTTTCCCTACCATTTTCATTCCTTCAAGGAATATATCGTCTATAATTTTTTCAGAAGGATTTCCAATTACAGCTTTTTCAACTTCTATTCCTGTTTTTACAAGATTGCTTAAAACGCTTTCAGCAAGAGAAAGTTTTGTGAAGTCGTAGTTTATTCCAAAAGCATAGTGATAATTTTTATCTTTAAAATGAACTGTTGTTGATTTTATAAGTCTTCCTTCATGAGTTTTACACAAACAGTTGTAAAAATCCCTTCCTTCTATGGCTTCTTCCATATTGTATATTCCAAGAAGATTCAGTTTATCTCCTTTTTTTCTTCCAGTAACATGACCATTATACACAGCAGTTACTATACCTTTCTTTTTTAAGTCATGAATTATAACCTCACAGTCAGGGCCAAACATAGAGGAAATCCCTTCAGCAAGGCTTGTTAAAAAATTAAGTATTTCTTTTCCATTCATGGTATGCCTCCTAAATACTTTATCCAATTTCATGATACAATTTTTAAATTTTTTTGTCTACATTTCTACAAAAAATTTTTAAAATTTTGTAAGAAAATCTTCATTAAAATACTTCGTTTTTTCTTACAATTTATTTATTTTTGTGATAATATAAAAATAAGCAGAAATATATTTTTATATTTTAAGGAGGTTTAAAATTATGAAAAAAATATTAACAATAGAAGGAATGATGTGTGGACATTGTGTGGCACATGTAGAAAAAGCTTTAAAAAATATTGATGGTGTAGAGGAAGTAAAAGTAAGTCTAGAAAATAAAACAGCAGAAGTTGCTATGAATAAGGATATAACTGATGAGGTTTTTAAAAATGTTATATCTGAAGAAGGGTATGAGGTAGTTTCTATAAAATAATAAATTAAAAGTTGCTGTATCTTAGATACAGCAACTTTTTTGTATTGTTTATTTCATTAATTTTCTATAAAGTTCAGCAATTTCTTCAACATTTGTATCTCTTGGATTTCCAGGACGGCAAGCATCAGCATATGCAGATTCAGCAAGAGCCTGAATATCTTCTTCTTTAACTATTCCTACAAGATTAGGAGCAATTCCTACATCTGCAGATAATTTTTTAACAGCTTCTACAGCAGCTTTTCTGTATTCTTCCTGTGACATATTATCTACATTTTTAACTCCCATAGCTCTTGCAATTTCTCTATATTTTTCCCCAGTGAAAGGAGCGTTATATTCCATTACAGTAGGAAGAATAATAGCATTTGCAACTCCATGAGGTGTATCATAGAAAGCACCTAAAGGGTGAGCCATTGAGTGAACTATTCCAAGTCCTACATTTGAGAATCCCATTCCTGCTACATATTGTCCAAGAGCCATTCCTTCTCTACCTTCAGGAGTGTTTTCTACAGCTCCACGAAGAGATTTAGCAATTATTTCTATAGCTTTTAAGTGGAACATATCAGAAAGTTCCCATGCTCCAAGAGTTATATATCCTTCTATAGCATGTGTTAAAGCATCCATACCAGTTGCTGCAGTAAGTCCTTTAGGCATAGAAGACATCATATCAGGATCAACAACTGCAATAAGTGGAATATCATGAGGATCAACACAAACAAATTTTCTGTTTCTTTCAACATCTGTTATTACATAGTTTATTGTTACTTCAGCTGCTGTTCCAGCAGTTGTAGGAACTGCAATAGTAGGAACTGCAGGATTTTTAGTAGGTGCTACTCCTTCAAGACTTCTTACATCTGCAAATTCAGGATTTGTTATAATAATTCCTATTGCTTTAGCAGTGTCAATTGAAGATCCTCCTCCAATAGCTATAATATAATCAGCTCCAGAGTTTTTAAAAGCTTCAACTCCTGTTTGTACATTTTCTATTGTAGGATTTGGTTTTATATCAGAATATAATTCATAATCAAGATTATTTTTTTCTAATAAATCTGTAACTTTTTTTGTAACATTAAATTTTATAAGATCAGGATCTGAGCATACAAAAGCTTTTTTAAATCCCCTTGATATAGCTTCTGTAATTATATTTTCTATTGCTCCTTTTCCATGATATGAAATACCGTTTAATACAAATCTGTTTGCCATTTTAACCCCCTGAATAATTTTTTATAAAAGCTTCTAATCTGTTTTTAAATTTAAATATCAGCTTTTCATAATAGATTATAGCATATTAAGGAAAAAATTCAAAAAAATATACATATCAAATAAAAAACGAATTATTTTAACTTAAATTATACAAATATCACAAAATATTTTTATAAAAAATATGATTTATTTGCCTCATTTTTTCCATATTGCTATAATACAATTATAGAAAATCTTAAAAAGGAGTTTCACATGAAAAAAATAAAAAATTTAAATAATATGATATATATTTTATTACTTGGAATCTTTTTTATTTTAAGTGGTTGTACATCTTACAGACACTCAATACAAGTAAGTTCATACAGTGCAAATGTGCTAGCAGGAAACAGATATTATCTAGAGGTATCAGAAAATAAATTAAAAGATAAAAATCTTATTCTTCAGATACAAGAATTTGAAAAATATATTGATATAGTTCTTCAACAAAAAGGTTATGTAAAGTCAAAGAATCTTAAAAATGCAGATCAGTTAATTATATTTGATTATGATATTTCAGAGCCTCAGATACACACCTATTCTTATGATGAACCTGTGTGGGATACAGTTCTTCGCCCTTACACTAGATACAGAAAAGTAGATGGAAGATATTATCCTTATACATATTGGGATAGAGATTATGAATTAATTGGCTACAGAACAAAAATCCGTACAAAAACTCTTTATACTAAAAACATTTCTATTACATCATTTAGTAAAACTAAAAATAAAAGTTTTTGGCAAGTAAATGGAAGCATGACTGACACAAGCAGTGATTTAAGATATTCGTTTCCATTTCTTGTGAAAGGAATAAGCAGTTACATAGGAACAGACAGTGGACAAGTTATAAATATAACAATTCCAGATGATGATTTAGATGTGGAAATGATGAGAAGAGAGGGAGTAAATACAAGCACTCTTGCAAAATAATTTTAAACTTTGGGAGACAGTGATGGAGAAATCTATAAAAATAAAAAAAATTGGTAAAATATATCTTCAGATTTATTCTCAGATAAAAGAGAGAATAGAAAAAGATAAATTAAAAGGAAAACTAGTTCCTGTAAGAAAAATGGCAGAAGAACTTGGAGTAAGCCCGTCAACAGTTGCAAAAGCATATGATGAGCTTGAAAAAAATGGTTATGTAATAAAAAAAGAGGGAAGTGGAGTTTATGTTAAATTCCAAAAAAAGAAAAATGTTTATTTAGAAGATCATATGGAAAGTGAAACCTTTAGATACGGTTATTTTAACCCTGAATTTAATATTGATTTTGCTTCAGCAACACCTAATGAAACAATTCTTCCTATGGAGAGTCTGAAAAGAGCAATAAATTTTGTTCTTGACAGAGACAGGGAATCAGCATTTCTTTATGAAGATCCTCAAGGATATTATTATCTTCGTAAAACTATTTCAGAAAAACTTAAGAAAGAAGAAAATATAGATGTTGATATAAACAGCATACAGATTGTTTCAGGAGCTCAGCAGGGAATAGATATTATTTCACAGGCTTTTTTATATCCAAATGACATAGTAGTTGTGGAAGATCCTACCTATAGAGGAGCAAGGGAAAGTTTTAAAAAAGCTGGTTGTAGAATAATGGAAATTTCAATGCAGAATGATGGATTTTCATTAAAAGATCTTGAAAAAATTCTTCGTCGTCAAAAAATAAAATTATTTTATACAATGACAAATTTTCATAATCCAACAGGTGTATCTACAGGAGATGAAAAAAAGAAAAAACTTTTAGAATTAGCTGAAAGATTTGATTTCTATATTCTTGAAGATGATGGATTGTCAAATCTTTATTTTACAGGGGGAAAACCTTCATCTTTAAAAAGTATGGATAAAGATGGGAGAGTAATTTATATTAAAAGTTATTCTAAAATTTTTATGCCAGGATTTCGTCTTGGATATATTACAGTTCCTGAGCCAATGCTTAATACTGTTTTAACAAGAAAATTTTCAGGGGATATTTATCATTCTGGATTAAATCAGAGGGCTTTTCAGTTTCTTCTTGAGAACGGAGACTGGGATCTTCATATGGAAAAAGCTAGAAGAATTTTTAAAGAAAAACAAAAATTAATGTATAAGTGTCTTAAAAAAATTAAAAATATTACTTTTAAGAGACCAAAAGGTGGACTTTGTTTTTGGGTAAAACTTCCTGAAAATATTTCAAGCAAGGCTGTGTATGTAAATATGCTTTCTCATGGAGTGGGAATTCTTCCAGGAGTTGTTTTTTCAGAAAATAATGATAACTACATAAGAATAAGTTTTGCTCAGTGTGAAGAAAAAGATATAGAAGAGGGAGTTAAAATACTTGCCTGTGCTATTGATAAATTAAAATAATTAAAGTGGCTGTTGCAAATCTATAAAAATGCAACAGCCATTTTCTCTGTAACTATTAATAAATTAAATTTTTGGTTAAATTAAAATTTTTCCATTTTGACACCAAAAAATTTCAAGAGGTTTTTTCTGTGAAGAAAATTGCATTGGGGATAAAACAGAAGCATAAGCACCTGCATTTGAAATTATTAATATATCATCATATTCTAATTGTGGTAAAATAACATCTTCAGCTATAACATCTGTTGCTGTACAAAGATTTCCAACAATAGTTACTTTTTCACAAAGATTGCTATTTTTTAATGTAGAAATTTCAAAAGCATCTATTTTAGTAAATAGAGGTTCTTTTGCAACAGGCTCTTCATCTTTTGTATAACTAGAAACTAATTTAGC
It contains:
- a CDS encoding DUF554 domain-containing protein yields the protein MFAIFLNGFAICLGGFLGYFFKNHSSLKLSRAIIIVMGFQIFAMGIKDAIHYENGMLNVIYLVIGTVIGEIVDIDKKLKSMALFFQNKFAKNSHGFVNGFITATLIFCIGSMAVIGPLKIALEKDSSIIYIKAILDGIMAMFLASTYGLGVLFSAIIVIIYQGGIFLLAEILKTATDPHVLNQLSSIGGVLLTGLAFTFIFEKTDIKISNMLPAMLIPVLVAIIKNIFV
- a CDS encoding helix-turn-helix transcriptional regulator is translated as MNGKEILNFLTSLAEGISSMFGPDCEVIIHDLKKKGIVTAVYNGHVTGRKKGDKLNLLGIYNMEEAIEGRDFYNCLCKTHEGRLIKSTTVHFKDKNYHYAFGINYDFTKLSLAESVLSNLVKTGIEVEKAVIGNPSEKIIDDIFLEGMKMVGKPVALMNKEDRMTLVRYLKDNGGFSLKKGIQTVAKKMHVSRYTIYNYLKAFENEEKE
- the licT gene encoding BglG family transcription antiterminator LicT — encoded protein: MRVLKILNNNAFISQDENNEEIVVMGRGIGFQRKVNDEIQMSEGMKIFSNKDNGLNEKLKEVISNIPENYIEITEKIVNILKEKYNKELHNIIYVSLTEHIHSAVERFKNGIEIKNPLLNEIKRLYKDEYDVSLEALEIIRKELGIAFTKDEAGYITNHIINAQLDGSMNNTAEITRIAQKILNIIEYNMLITINEETMSYYRIVTHLKFLALRMINGTVNDEDDDLFEMLKVKYPKCYKCVSIINEFSKTNYDYELTNAEQMYLIIYIQRLCKESTK
- a CDS encoding heavy-metal-associated domain-containing protein, coding for MKKILTIEGMMCGHCVAHVEKALKNIDGVEEVKVSLENKTAEVAMNKDITDEVFKNVISEEGYEVVSIK
- a CDS encoding PTS transporter subunit EIIC codes for the protein MDYAVLAKKILEKIGGKENVNSVVHCMTRLRFDLKDNSLVDDEGLKRVRGIVGTIQKPEQYQVIIGNEVGYVYKELCKEGNFKAVSSEKSGVKNKKKMNIVSMLMDIISSVMAPVIPAIIGAAMIKVLLTILTMSGLLDSASQTYAVLNVIGDGAFFFMPVLIAMSAANKFGTNAYYAASMALVILHPSFIQMLNTVKETGEKLYFIGLPITPANYAYSVIPIILGVWSLSYVERFVDKITPAITKNFLKPMLVMVIALPITMIVLGPLGAILGDILSLIIYKIYDIFGFFAVGMIGGLYPFFVMAGMHHAFTPIKLGVLATVGYETFICIGELCANLAQGGAALAVAVKTKDKDFKQLAGSSAFSAIVAGITEPALYGVNLRLKRPMIGVCAGGIVGGLFGGFMQMKCFGVATPSLVTVVQYIEQNRASSLFIALGAMLVAVTVSFVVTYVAGFEDVSYEDAEEELLKRAEEKHKISK
- a CDS encoding glycoside hydrolase family 1 protein → MNKYKFPENFLWGSASAAYQIEGAYNIDGKGMSNWDKFVRIPGKTFKGTTGDIAVDHYHRYKEDIALMAEMGLKTYRFSIAWTRIYPQGKGEVNQKGLEFYESIIDECLKYGIEPMVTIYHWDLPQALVEEYNGFESRKIIDDFLNYAETLFRAFGNKVKYWITLNEQNIFTSLGWLTAQHPPGKFDDGKMFYQVNHNAFLAHAKTVLSYRKMGFTGKIGASFAYTPSYPLDCNPINIMSKVNYDDLKNFWWLDMYAYGEYPRAAMKYLEKKGIAPVFYEDDAEILKAAAKEISFMGVNYYQSCVCEYNPLDGVTPYGTMNTTGIKGSGQITGIPGVYKNPQNKFLKTTDWDWTIDPVGLKYLCREITSRYRLPIIISENGLGAFDKQEDDKSIHDIYRIEYIKEHLKSLAEAIDEGCEVLAYCTWSFTDLLSWLNGYQKRYGFVYVDRNEETGSLNRYKKDSFYWYKKIIETNGEFLEK
- a CDS encoding PLP-dependent aminotransferase family protein, with the protein product MEKSIKIKKIGKIYLQIYSQIKERIEKDKLKGKLVPVRKMAEELGVSPSTVAKAYDELEKNGYVIKKEGSGVYVKFQKKKNVYLEDHMESETFRYGYFNPEFNIDFASATPNETILPMESLKRAINFVLDRDRESAFLYEDPQGYYYLRKTISEKLKKEENIDVDINSIQIVSGAQQGIDIISQAFLYPNDIVVVEDPTYRGARESFKKAGCRIMEISMQNDGFSLKDLEKILRRQKIKLFYTMTNFHNPTGVSTGDEKKKKLLELAERFDFYILEDDGLSNLYFTGGKPSSLKSMDKDGRVIYIKSYSKIFMPGFRLGYITVPEPMLNTVLTRKFSGDIYHSGLNQRAFQFLLENGDWDLHMEKARRIFKEKQKLMYKCLKKIKNITFKRPKGGLCFWVKLPENISSKAVYVNMLSHGVGILPGVVFSENNDNYIRISFAQCEEKDIEEGVKILACAIDKLK
- the fucO gene encoding lactaldehyde reductase, whose translation is MANRFVLNGISYHGKGAIENIITEAISRGFKKAFVCSDPDLIKFNVTKKVTDLLEKNNLDYELYSDIKPNPTIENVQTGVEAFKNSGADYIIAIGGGSSIDTAKAIGIIITNPEFADVRSLEGVAPTKNPAVPTIAVPTTAGTAAEVTINYVITDVERNRKFVCVDPHDIPLIAVVDPDMMSSMPKGLTAATGMDALTHAIEGYITLGAWELSDMFHLKAIEIIAKSLRGAVENTPEGREGMALGQYVAGMGFSNVGLGIVHSMAHPLGAFYDTPHGVANAIILPTVMEYNAPFTGEKYREIARAMGVKNVDNMSQEEYRKAAVEAVKKLSADVGIAPNLVGIVKEEDIQALAESAYADACRPGNPRDTNVEEIAELYRKLMK